The Desulfovibrio subterraneus nucleotide sequence TGGCTTGTATAGACTCGTTACGATTTTTCGTATATGACGATTTTTCGTAACGACTTTTCGTAACTGGAGCCCACATGTCCATGAAAGACAGAACACCCTCCCCATCTGCCAGCCGGATACCGGATGATCAAGACCCGCAACTCATTCCCACGCTGCACAGCGTTGATGTGAGCCCGTTTCTTGACCTCATGCTGGGCATTGCCCGTGAGCGGACCATTGAAGGCATTCTGCGCGTAACCAAGCGTACCTACCGCGGCCGACACGTTATCTTCGGCGGACTGTGGATTGTGGCCTCGCTGCGCATTACCGGCACCTCCGATTACAGCGCACCGGGTGCTGACCGCAAGCTCAGGCTCATGGCCTTTTCAGGCGCAGGCAAGCCGCGTCCGGCCATATGGCGGCACAAGGAAGGCACCTACGACCTTGTTCCCTTTTCTGACCCGCTGCTCGGCCCCTGCACCAAGGGCGAGCCAAGCTATGCCGCCTCCGGCGATCAGTGGGACAGACCGGACTGGGCCGTGGAATACGGCTACCACGCCTATTCCGCTTTTCCCATCATGCACAAGGACGAGCTGCTCGGTGTCATGGCGGTGTTCTACGACCGTCCCATGGTGGACGAGCTGGCCGACATGCTGCTCATGCACCGCAAGATGCACAAAATTTATGCCGACTCGCTGGCTGCGGCCGTGGCAAACGCCGCCGCATTCGACGAGATTCAGACCCTGCGCCGCGAACTTGAGCTGGAAAACGAACACCTGCGCCGGGCGGTGCGCACAGCCCATGCAGACGACCATATCGTTGGCAACGCTCCGGCCCTGCACAAGGTCATGGAGCAGATAGAGGTGGTTGCGCCCACCGATGCCACGGTGCTCATTCTCGGCGAATCCGGCACGGGCAAGGAACTGCTGGCAGAAGCCATACACAAACGCTCGCACCGCCGCATGGGGCCGCTTGTGCGGGTAAACTGCTCGGCAGTGCCGCATGAACTGTTTGAGAGCGAATTCTTCGGCCACATCAAAGGCTCCTTCACCGGTGCCGTGCGCGACAGGACAGGGCGTTTTCTCATGGCCGACGGCGGCACGCTCTTCCTCGACGAAGTGGGGGAAATCCCGCTTGAACTGCAGGGCAAGCTGCTGCGCGTATTGCAGGAAGGCACCTTCGAGCCCATAGGCGACGACCGCCCCCGCAAGGTGGATGTGCGCATCGTGGCTGCCACAAACCGCGACCTTGCAGCGGATGTTGAGGCTGGCCTGTTCCGGCAGGACCTCTACTTCCGCCTTTCCGTCTTTCCCCTGCACAACCCGCCGTTGCGCGAGCGGCTTGAAGACATACCCGTGCTTGCGCATCATTTCGTCAGCAACGCGGCCCGTCGGCTCGGCGTAACCGAACCAAAGCTCCACTATCGCCACATTCAACAGCTGCAGGCCTATGATTGGCCCGGCAACGTGCGGGAACTGCAAAACGAGATCGAACGCGCGGTCATCATGTCCCACAACGGCGGGCTGGAATTCAACCGTCTCGGCGCCCACCGCATAGGCACCCCCCCCTCGGGAACACCCCATCTGTCGGGCACTCCCCATCTGCATGCAGCGACTCCGGCATACACACCGGATGGTCCGCTCTACACCGAAATGCAAATGGAAGAACTGCACCGCGAAAACACCGTACGCGCCCTTGAGGCCTGCGGCTGGCGTGTGCAGGGCGAAGGCGGAGCCGCAGAGCTGCTGGGCATAAAGCCCACCACCTTGCAATCCCGCATCAAAAAATACGGGCTGAAGAAACCGGCAGCATGATTACAGCGCGGCATTCCGGCACAGACAACGTGGCAGAACCGCTCCACCCGACTGGACAAGCCCCCGCAAACGGGTACAATGTCTGCATAGTCGGAAAAACGTCCCACACAGCGGAGGCACCATGAGCACAGGCAAACCAGCCAAAATTCTCAAGACGATCAAAGAAAATGAAACGACCACCACGGTCGTCCTGGATGTGGAAGACGAGCGGTTCTCCAGCTTCAGCCCCGGCCAGTTTGCCACCATCCGCATCATGGAGAACGGCGAATGGTCGCGACCGCACCCCTTCACCATCTCCGGTGCTCCCGGCGAAAAGCTGCAAATGACCATAAAAGGCAACGGCCACTTCACGTCCGAGCTCATCCCCTCGCTCACCGGGGCATCCAAGATACAGTGTGCGGGTCCGTTCGGCGCCTTCTGCAAGGACATTGCCTACCGTGAAGAGGTGGTCATGGTGGCAGGCGGAGTGGGCATAACCCCCTTCCTTTCCGTTCTGCGCCATTTCAGAAAAACGGGCGCAAAGAACACCTGCACCCTCTTCTGGTGCAACAAGACCTTTGCCGATGCCTTTGCGGCATCAGAGCTTGAAGAAATTGCCACGCATATCAATCTGACCGTCATCCATGTGCTCAGCAGGGAAACAAACCCTAATATGTATTATGAGGATGACAAGCCCCATATCCGTTTCGAAAAGGGGCATTTTTCGCGCGATACGCTGGCAAGGCACATCCACTCCACCACGGCCTCTTTCTATCTCTGCGGGCCTTCTGCCATGCAGCAGACGGTTCTGGACGAGCTGACCGCCTACGGCATTGCCCCCGATGCGGTGGAAAAGGAAGCCTTTGTCTACAACGGTGCCTGATCACAACCTGCCTCCGGCCCGCTCTTGCCCTGCCCCCGTAATACCGGCACCCCGCCTCACAGTGTGAAGCGGGGTGCTTTTTATCGGGCATTCTCAAATTCAATCTGTCCGGCTGATCCGGCAGTGTTCAGCCATGCGGTTCTCTATGGCCTGACGCTTGGACCGGTACAGTCCCGCCGAACGTCCGGCCAAATGTCCGGTTAACTGTCTGATTAAACGTCGGGCTAACTATTTCGAATGTTCAGCTGAATACAGGCCCAACGGCTGGCAACATCATACCGTCGCCCCCCCCGATACCAGCAAGACCACCCAATCAGCGCTGTATGGCCCTGCACAGCGCTTCTGCCGCAGCCCGTGGCGAGGCGGTTCCGCAAATGGCGGAAACAACGGCCACACCGTCAGCACCGGCCATGAGCACATCAGCCGCGTTGTCTGCCCCTATGCCGCCTATGCCGACCAGAATATGATTGGTGACAAGGCGGATGCGCCGAACGCCCTCCAGCCCCCACGGGGGGGCCGCATCCTTCTTGGTGGTCGTGGCAAATACGGGGCTTATGCCGAGATAATCCACATCAAGGCGCTTGGCTTCAGTCACCTGTTCCTGCGTTTCAACGGAAAGCCCGATGATGGCCTTGGGACCGAGAATGGCGCGGGCCTGCTCGTAGGGCATGTCCGACTGCCCTATATGCACGCCGTCCGCACCGGATGCCAGCGCCACGTCAACTCTGTCATTGATGAGCAGGGGCACGCCAAGGGGGGCAAGTTCCTTTCTGAGCTGCGTGGCGGTCTCGATGAACCGTCTGGTATCCAACGTCTTTTCACGCAGCTGGACAACACGCACGCCTCCGGCAACAGCCTGCAGAACAGTCTCCACAACGCCGGTGCCACCGCAAAGGTCCCTGTCCGTCACCAGATACAGCGAATAGTCTATAAGCTGTCTCATTGTCCGGCTCCCTCGTTCCCGCATTCAGGGCAGCCGGTTACGGCAAGTTCCACCTGCGCTTCTATGTCTTCTCTGGTCATGACATAGAGCGCGTCATAAAAATGCATCTGGAAGCTGCCTGGTCCGGCTGCCTTTTCCGCAGCCATGCCACCGGCCGTAGCCATAACGGCAAGAGCACTCACGGTTCCGGCAAACGATGATTCCGCAACTGCGGCATACGCGCCTATCAGAGCGGTGGCTGTGCAGCCCATGCCTGTTACGCGGCCCATCAGGGGGCTGCCGCCCTTTATGCGGACGGAACAGGTACCGTTCATCACAATATCTTCCTCACCGGTAACAGCCACAACGCAGCCGTACTGACGGGCAAGCTGGGCCGCGGCATCGCTGGCATCTGCTGCCTGCATGGTGGAATCTACACCCTTTGTGCCGCCGCCGGCACCGCAAAGCGCCATAATCTCCGATCCGTTACCGCGTACCACCGCCGGTGATGCTGTCTGCATGATGCGCATGGCCGTATTAGTGCGCAGGGTGGAAGCCCCTGCCCCCACAGGGTCGAGAATCACGGGAATGCCGCGCTTGCGGGCGCAGTCTCCCGCCATGAGCATGCTCTTGATCCACGGCGTACTCAGTGTACCGATATTCAGCACCAGCGCGTTGACTATGCCAACCAGTTCTTCCATCTCTTCCGGCGCATGCGCCATGATGGGGGAAGCACCAGCACTGAGCAGCGCGTTAGCGGTGTTGTTCATCACCACGTAGTTGGTGATGTTGTGTACCAGCGGTCCCTGCTTCCTGACCATGCAGACATGCTGCCATATTGTATTGAAATCCATATATCACCTTGAATTACGATTGAATCCGGCATCGGAACCCATATTCTATGCCGCTTGCCGGGCAACTGCAAGATCCCGCCTGCCCTCACCCCGTACAGGAGAAAAAAAGCTCCGGCATGTCGCCATGCCGGAGCCTGCAGTTGTATCAAGTTCCTCTTTACGAGAGGCAGTGGCGCAGACACTTGCCCAGACGGGCAATGCCTTCTTCAATCTTCTCGGGGCTGGCATTGGAAAAGTTGAGCCGGAAGGTGTTGTCAGTACCATCCACATAGAACGGCTTGCCGGGTACGAAGGCCACGTTGTTGCGAATGGCCTCCTTGAACACTTCCTCCGCGGAAACACTGTCAGGCAGCGTACACCAGAGGAACATGCCCCCTTCCGGTTCCGTAGTGGCAACTTCTTCAGGGAAGTGGTCGCGGATGGAGGCAACCATTATGTCGCGATGCCGCTTATATCGGTCGCGGATGGAAGCGATATGCGCATCCACATCGTTGTCCACAAGGTAGCGGTACAGAATGGACTGCGTAAGCGTAGCGGTATGCAGGTCGCTGGCCTGCTTTGCCCTGACAAGGCTGTCCATGAGACCGTCCGGCGCATAAATCCAGCCAAGGCGCATCCCCGGAGCCACCATCTTGGAAAATGATCCCAACAGGATGGACGGGGTCTGCATATGACACCGCACAGGGGGAACATCCTCACCCAGGAAACGCAGCTCACCATAGGGGTTGTCTTCGACGAGCATGCACTCATGCCGGGCCATCAGTTCGGCAACCCTGTGACGGGTGGACGCATCATAGGAAATACCCGATGGGTTCTGGAAGTTGGGTACAGCGTAAAAGACCTTTGCTCCGGTTCTTTCCAGCACGTC carries:
- the thiM gene encoding hydroxyethylthiazole kinase, which translates into the protein MDFNTIWQHVCMVRKQGPLVHNITNYVVMNNTANALLSAGASPIMAHAPEEMEELVGIVNALVLNIGTLSTPWIKSMLMAGDCARKRGIPVILDPVGAGASTLRTNTAMRIMQTASPAVVRGNGSEIMALCGAGGGTKGVDSTMQAADASDAAAQLARQYGCVVAVTGEEDIVMNGTCSVRIKGGSPLMGRVTGMGCTATALIGAYAAVAESSFAGTVSALAVMATAGGMAAEKAAGPGSFQMHFYDALYVMTREDIEAQVELAVTGCPECGNEGAGQ
- a CDS encoding aminotransferase-like domain-containing protein, translated to MKTADRMQGVHRSYIREILKVTARPEIISFAGGLPHPDSFPADRVAAAAAKVFAEEGASALQYSTTEGYAPLRKWIADRYARQGLTVSPDDILITTGSQQALDMAGRALLNRGDAVAIERPGYLGAIQCFSMYGADFKPVNLLATGVDTDMLDDVLERTGAKVFYAVPNFQNPSGISYDASTRHRVAELMARHECMLVEDNPYGELRFLGEDVPPVRCHMQTPSILLGSFSKMVAPGMRLGWIYAPDGLMDSLVRAKQASDLHTATLTQSILYRYLVDNDVDAHIASIRDRYKRHRDIMVASIRDHFPEEVATTEPEGGMFLWCTLPDSVSAEEVFKEAIRNNVAFVPGKPFYVDGTDNTFRLNFSNASPEKIEEGIARLGKCLRHCLS
- a CDS encoding FAD/NAD-binding family oxidoreductase — encoded protein: MSTGKPAKILKTIKENETTTTVVLDVEDERFSSFSPGQFATIRIMENGEWSRPHPFTISGAPGEKLQMTIKGNGHFTSELIPSLTGASKIQCAGPFGAFCKDIAYREEVVMVAGGVGITPFLSVLRHFRKTGAKNTCTLFWCNKTFADAFAASELEEIATHINLTVIHVLSRETNPNMYYEDDKPHIRFEKGHFSRDTLARHIHSTTASFYLCGPSAMQQTVLDELTAYGIAPDAVEKEAFVYNGA
- a CDS encoding sigma-54 interaction domain-containing protein; this encodes MSMKDRTPSPSASRIPDDQDPQLIPTLHSVDVSPFLDLMLGIARERTIEGILRVTKRTYRGRHVIFGGLWIVASLRITGTSDYSAPGADRKLRLMAFSGAGKPRPAIWRHKEGTYDLVPFSDPLLGPCTKGEPSYAASGDQWDRPDWAVEYGYHAYSAFPIMHKDELLGVMAVFYDRPMVDELADMLLMHRKMHKIYADSLAAAVANAAAFDEIQTLRRELELENEHLRRAVRTAHADDHIVGNAPALHKVMEQIEVVAPTDATVLILGESGTGKELLAEAIHKRSHRRMGPLVRVNCSAVPHELFESEFFGHIKGSFTGAVRDRTGRFLMADGGTLFLDEVGEIPLELQGKLLRVLQEGTFEPIGDDRPRKVDVRIVAATNRDLAADVEAGLFRQDLYFRLSVFPLHNPPLRERLEDIPVLAHHFVSNAARRLGVTEPKLHYRHIQQLQAYDWPGNVRELQNEIERAVIMSHNGGLEFNRLGAHRIGTPPSGTPHLSGTPHLHAATPAYTPDGPLYTEMQMEELHRENTVRALEACGWRVQGEGGAAELLGIKPTTLQSRIKKYGLKKPAA
- the thiE gene encoding thiamine phosphate synthase, with the translated sequence MRQLIDYSLYLVTDRDLCGGTGVVETVLQAVAGGVRVVQLREKTLDTRRFIETATQLRKELAPLGVPLLINDRVDVALASGADGVHIGQSDMPYEQARAILGPKAIIGLSVETQEQVTEAKRLDVDYLGISPVFATTTKKDAAPPWGLEGVRRIRLVTNHILVGIGGIGADNAADVLMAGADGVAVVSAICGTASPRAAAEALCRAIQR